One genomic segment of Peribacillus sp. FSL H8-0477 includes these proteins:
- a CDS encoding DUF2178 domain-containing protein has translation MKDNSITGKITEKIFHPFKIWVEESNDHWNMMLVGGLGLIIIGVILVFVYRSKIGKTDERTSSIYLKSTYIMFAVVILLDMIFPKEYMWQLFFLFKYSLAFIAGGIYLAIRYKKDFLN, from the coding sequence ATGAAAGATAATTCGATTACAGGAAAGATCACAGAAAAAATCTTTCATCCATTTAAAATTTGGGTGGAGGAATCCAACGATCATTGGAATATGATGCTTGTTGGCGGTTTAGGCCTGATAATCATCGGAGTAATACTTGTATTTGTATATAGAAGTAAGATAGGCAAAACTGACGAAAGAACAAGTTCAATCTACTTAAAGAGCACTTACATAATGTTTGCTGTAGTCATTTTATTAGACATGATTTTTCCGAAAGAATATATGTGGCAACTATTCTTTTTATTTAAGTATTCTCTAGCATTCATCGCTGGGGGAATCTATCTAGCTATTCGATATAAAAAAGATTTCCTAAATTAA
- a CDS encoding PadR family transcriptional regulator: protein MSIQVFILCKLIEGNNYPYKLKKLLSHPIPFDEFGGLTESKLYYHFDSLAKHGFIETVEVIKEDHRPDKQVFGITNKGREELPKKIYKLFENAVSISDMLVGLAYIKHVDRDQVVKILEKNLKEFRTRREYILDFEKQIRKDQVKENFLNYLQGYYSSKSEHTIYWLEELIKQIQEKKI, encoded by the coding sequence ATGTCCATACAAGTTTTTATATTGTGCAAACTGATAGAAGGTAACAATTATCCTTATAAACTAAAAAAACTGCTTTCCCATCCGATTCCATTTGATGAATTTGGTGGACTGACAGAAAGCAAACTGTATTACCATTTCGATTCCTTAGCAAAACATGGGTTCATTGAAACAGTAGAAGTCATAAAAGAAGACCATAGACCGGATAAACAAGTGTTTGGAATTACAAATAAAGGCCGTGAAGAATTACCAAAAAAAATCTACAAGTTGTTTGAGAATGCTGTTTCTATTAGTGATATGTTGGTAGGACTTGCCTATATCAAGCATGTGGATCGTGATCAGGTAGTAAAGATACTAGAAAAAAACCTAAAAGAATTCAGGACTCGCCGAGAATATATCTTGGATTTTGAAAAACAAATTCGGAAAGACCAAGTGAAAGAAAACTTTTTGAATTATCTTCAAGGCTACTATTCAAGTAAATCGGAGCATACAATTTATTGGCTTGAAGAGTTAATTAAACAGATTCAAGAAAAGAAAATATAA
- a CDS encoding DUF4183 domain-containing protein, translated as MLNKSRNTINNLSSPFLTIPIIPSEEVRYRLPKKVKVYEYYSISDGHCRVFKEADGVKELGKQEILDPNDVSYMNLFVNGVLQPKESYDVQRGVIKLNTLDVPPKGAPVILQMFIV; from the coding sequence TTGTTAAATAAAAGTAGAAATACTATAAATAATTTATCAAGTCCGTTTCTAACCATCCCCATTATACCTTCAGAAGAGGTTCGTTATCGCCTTCCTAAAAAAGTGAAAGTCTATGAGTATTACTCAATTTCAGATGGACATTGCAGAGTATTTAAAGAAGCGGATGGTGTTAAGGAATTAGGCAAACAAGAAATTTTAGATCCAAACGATGTTTCGTACATGAATCTTTTTGTAAATGGAGTGTTACAACCTAAAGAAAGTTACGATGTCCAAAGGGGAGTAATTAAGCTAAACACATTAGACGTACCGCCAAAAGGAGCGCCAGTCATCCTGCAGATGTTTATAGTATGA
- a CDS encoding DUF4183 domain-containing protein — MPLQIMKLAITAVSTVNTFPSVERFFTEAGATTGAGTLIIAVEEFWTDTGAAAATLPILAADNSYFNVYINGVLQMDALLAYTPGGTGVGQLVITVPAGSTIQEGTPVVLAVTNFIPTSDTTIIT; from the coding sequence ATGCCGCTTCAAATAATGAAACTTGCTATTACTGCCGTTTCAACTGTTAATACGTTTCCTTCAGTCGAAAGGTTCTTTACTGAAGCTGGTGCCACAACTGGTGCAGGCACTTTAATAATTGCAGTTGAAGAATTCTGGACTGACACAGGAGCAGCAGCAGCTACACTTCCTATTTTAGCAGCAGATAATAGTTACTTTAATGTTTATATAAATGGTGTGCTGCAAATGGATGCCTTGTTAGCGTATACTCCTGGTGGGACAGGTGTCGGTCAATTAGTCATTACAGTACCTGCTGGTTCAACTATTCAAGAAGGTACTCCAGTTGTTTTAGCCGTTACTAATTTCATCCCAACAAGCGACACTACCATTATCACTTAA
- a CDS encoding CotD family spore coat protein, whose translation MGRNRNSNNYRGNGCNGQNEEVIVNPSQTVVNTTTNQRVVRNIHPTEIVNVNRTIIRNENYFPVTERTVEETIVENYDCGTNVNNNSNCRPFWNR comes from the coding sequence ATGGGGAGAAATAGAAATAGTAATAATTATAGAGGTAATGGTTGTAACGGACAAAATGAAGAGGTTATCGTAAATCCTTCACAAACAGTAGTTAATACAACTACTAATCAACGAGTGGTTAGAAATATACATCCTACTGAAATTGTGAATGTAAACAGAACAATTATTAGAAATGAAAATTACTTTCCAGTAACTGAACGCACTGTGGAAGAAACAATAGTAGAAAATTATGATTGCGGAACTAACGTAAATAATAATTCAAACTGTAGACCGTTTTGGAATAGATAG
- a CDS encoding YhgE/Pip domain-containing protein, with translation MKFTQFLKTQGAIAAIFMGIFYCLCMLGIFLPGYTAIPGNIDKLPIAIVNDDAGEYGEKIASQLQENLPFKEIQTDITNKQALKELNKNDLALVVHIPKTFSADMQNGETSSSIDFTINEAGATVVSSSMTSIVAEINNQLSAQFSQQTAQGVLMNFNLPEDQAADMAKQIETAYAGNIVTINEVPDGMHNNMLPMFLTMAGYVGAMIGAMQLISSFRQSRVKASKTRLFMYVQLTAILIAVISSLVALGITYLVNDPSGDLFFSTLGQQILNYMVCFNFTAILIFLVGDGGMVLNIPILLTQTIANGATITRDMMYAPYEWMSYISPMYYSVQAYYANLYSSISPSPYLWSMVAVGLGAMLINILIVAFVHKKEPVEIQAIETDAA, from the coding sequence ATGAAATTTACTCAATTCTTGAAAACACAAGGTGCAATTGCTGCCATATTCATGGGGATATTCTATTGCCTTTGTATGCTAGGCATATTCCTGCCAGGTTATACCGCAATTCCAGGTAATATCGACAAATTGCCGATTGCCATCGTCAACGATGATGCTGGAGAATACGGAGAGAAGATAGCCAGCCAATTACAAGAAAACTTACCGTTTAAAGAAATACAAACGGATATAACCAATAAACAAGCATTAAAAGAGTTAAATAAAAATGATTTAGCGTTAGTCGTACACATCCCGAAAACATTCTCAGCGGATATGCAAAACGGCGAAACATCATCTAGTATCGACTTTACTATTAATGAAGCAGGGGCAACTGTTGTATCTTCTTCAATGACGTCAATTGTTGCAGAAATTAACAACCAGTTGAGTGCCCAATTCTCTCAGCAAACAGCTCAGGGCGTATTAATGAACTTTAATTTACCTGAAGATCAAGCTGCTGATATGGCAAAACAAATTGAAACAGCTTATGCAGGAAATATCGTGACTATCAATGAAGTACCAGATGGTATGCATAACAATATGCTGCCGATGTTCTTAACGATGGCAGGATATGTTGGAGCCATGATCGGTGCGATGCAATTAATATCTTCATTTAGACAAAGCCGTGTAAAAGCGAGCAAAACACGTTTATTCATGTATGTACAATTAACTGCGATATTGATTGCCGTTATTTCGTCATTGGTTGCGCTAGGCATAACTTATTTAGTTAATGATCCAAGCGGAGATCTATTCTTTAGTACGTTAGGTCAACAAATTTTAAACTATATGGTCTGTTTCAATTTCACAGCTATTTTGATTTTCTTAGTTGGTGATGGCGGTATGGTTTTAAATATTCCAATTTTATTAACACAAACCATTGCAAATGGAGCCACAATTACACGGGATATGATGTATGCACCATATGAATGGATGAGCTACATCTCACCAATGTATTATTCAGTGCAGGCATACTATGCAAATCTTTATAGCAGCATTAGTCCAAGTCCATATCTATGGTCTATGGTTGCTGTCGGTCTAGGTGCGATGCTCATCAATATTCTTATCGTTGCATTTGTTCACAAAAAAGAACCAGTAGAGATTCAAGCGATTGAAACAGATGCTGCTTAA
- a CDS encoding ABC transporter permease — MILNIKHYVSYNMGELFKKGHLAVGILAGLGPALIMVYFILEGNTSFGIKHVSNFYCMLGMLAAVLHPLYFVNRDYSSKTISLINNSKQNRKNYVLANIYISLLVSFLYATVGLLMILAASHLGVPGDLTVPFLLGFFTNVFLLVLTYFLFVYVLILHGIRSAAVYVILTASLLFVHNILSNVVIGTDNKFLSSLIENFPGYFYPVMVGSNPLSPLQYFIGILSLLILFALVLSKSRKIEI; from the coding sequence ATGATTCTAAATATTAAACATTATGTTAGTTACAATATGGGTGAACTATTTAAGAAGGGCCATTTAGCTGTGGGAATATTAGCAGGATTAGGACCCGCACTAATCATGGTTTATTTTATCCTAGAGGGAAATACCTCGTTTGGGATAAAACATGTCTCAAACTTTTATTGCATGTTGGGCATGCTTGCAGCTGTATTGCACCCACTTTACTTTGTTAATAGAGATTATTCATCTAAGACAATCTCTTTGATTAACAACTCAAAGCAAAACAGAAAGAACTATGTACTAGCCAATATCTATATTTCACTACTCGTGAGTTTCCTCTATGCAACAGTAGGATTATTGATGATTCTAGCTGCAAGTCACCTCGGAGTACCGGGAGATTTAACGGTGCCCTTCCTTCTTGGATTCTTTACCAACGTCTTCCTTCTAGTGTTAACTTATTTTTTATTCGTATATGTTTTAATATTACATGGGATTCGGAGTGCTGCAGTATATGTTATTTTGACAGCTTCATTACTTTTCGTTCATAATATTTTGTCAAATGTGGTAATAGGTACTGATAATAAATTTCTTTCCAGTCTAATTGAAAACTTTCCTGGTTACTTCTATCCAGTCATGGTTGGTTCAAACCCCCTTTCTCCTCTACAATACTTTATTGGTATTTTAAGCTTACTCATACTATTTGCACTTGTTCTCAGCAAAAGTAGAAAAATTGAAATATAG
- a CDS encoding GNAT family N-acetyltransferase: protein MIILNENDFEKVRIGLEDRVKILPTFVLSVLNQYICGTVYADSSTSRTVLIGTESGVFFVIGNEDNHHFNDCLFDLYSQRKKKNLRFTLFSSNENWDCIIKDRFKNNVKQMSRFSFNYESKKQMADKVLAKEYSIRRIDEELLVNSTEFNEDYYKEYWGTVSNFRKNGFGYCILHNGKVVSECTSIFSSHDYSEMDIATHKEYRGQGLASIIATAFINHCLENHIIPRWDCDIGNKSSIKLARNLGFVNPVQYSIFI from the coding sequence ATGATCATCCTTAATGAAAATGATTTTGAAAAAGTAAGAATAGGATTAGAAGATAGAGTAAAGATACTTCCAACTTTTGTTCTTTCCGTATTGAATCAGTATATTTGTGGTACAGTTTATGCGGACTCCAGTACTTCTAGGACAGTATTGATTGGAACAGAATCTGGTGTTTTTTTCGTTATAGGCAATGAGGACAATCACCATTTTAATGATTGTCTTTTTGATTTATATAGTCAAAGAAAAAAGAAAAATTTACGATTTACTTTATTTTCTTCAAATGAAAACTGGGATTGTATAATTAAAGATCGGTTTAAAAATAATGTTAAGCAGATGAGCAGATTTTCTTTTAATTATGAAAGTAAGAAACAAATGGCTGATAAGGTATTGGCCAAGGAGTATTCCATAAGGAGAATTGATGAAGAATTGCTAGTAAATAGCACGGAATTTAATGAAGATTATTATAAAGAATACTGGGGAACTGTATCTAATTTCAGAAAAAATGGATTTGGTTACTGCATCCTCCATAACGGCAAAGTAGTAAGCGAATGTACGTCTATTTTTTCTTCACATGATTACTCAGAAATGGATATTGCAACTCATAAAGAGTATAGAGGTCAAGGATTAGCTTCTATTATAGCTACTGCCTTTATTAATCACTGCCTCGAAAATCATATAATCCCACGTTGGGATTGTGACATTGGAAATAAATCATCAATAAAATTAGCAAGGAATTTGGGGTTTGTAAATCCTGTGCAATATTCTATTTTTATATAA
- a CDS encoding N-acetylmuramoyl-L-alanine amidase, which translates to MVKIYIDPGHGGSDPGAVGNGLKEKNLTLQISTRVKEILSKEYQDVSIKMSRTEDTFPSLSDRTNQANAWGADFFLSIHINSGGGTGFESYIYPSSGAPATTYQSAIHAEVLKLVNYTDRGSKTANFHVLRKSTMPALLTENGFIDSSSDASKLKTASFIEALARGHVNGVVKAFSLKKVQEHENIEKKTFHTVVKGDTFYSIAKEYDTTVARLEVLNPTIDPTALPIGKKLVVRVIETIYYIVKKGDTVSALAEEYGSSTNKIKTWNNLDSNYTIQIGQRLRVK; encoded by the coding sequence TTGGTGAAAATATATATAGATCCAGGACATGGAGGCTCAGATCCAGGGGCAGTGGGAAATGGGTTGAAGGAAAAAAATCTGACTTTACAAATTTCAACGCGAGTAAAAGAGATTCTCAGTAAAGAATACCAGGATGTTTCTATCAAAATGAGCAGAACGGAAGATACGTTCCCATCTTTATCTGACCGAACCAACCAAGCCAATGCATGGGGGGCTGATTTTTTCCTTTCGATCCATATCAACTCCGGCGGCGGAACAGGTTTTGAAAGTTATATATATCCTAGTTCAGGAGCTCCTGCGACTACGTACCAATCTGCAATCCACGCTGAAGTATTGAAGTTGGTAAACTATACCGACCGCGGTTCGAAAACGGCCAATTTTCATGTGCTTAGAAAATCGACTATGCCGGCTCTCTTAACGGAAAATGGTTTCATCGATTCTAGCAGTGATGCATCTAAGTTAAAAACAGCCTCGTTCATAGAAGCTCTTGCCAGAGGACATGTTAATGGGGTAGTAAAGGCATTTTCTTTGAAGAAGGTACAAGAGCATGAGAACATTGAAAAAAAGACGTTTCATACGGTTGTTAAAGGAGATACATTCTATTCCATTGCAAAAGAATACGATACAACGGTGGCTCGTCTAGAAGTATTGAATCCAACCATTGATCCAACCGCTCTTCCTATAGGTAAGAAACTAGTCGTACGTGTAATAGAAACGATTTATTATATAGTGAAAAAAGGAGATACGGTTTCCGCACTTGCTGAAGAGTATGGAAGCAGTACTAATAAGATAAAGACTTGGAATAATCTTGACAGCAACTATACCATCCAAATTGGGCAAAGATTACGAGTAAAATAA
- a CDS encoding L-cystine transporter yields the protein MIGYVLLNIAIMIILLAVLFYMNRKHVSFTKRVFTALGLGILFGLLLQYFYEPNSDAIVQSADWFNIVGSGYVKFLQMIVMPLVFISILSAFTRLKLTSNIGKISFLIIGILIVTTGIAAAIGITAATVFNLEAVQIEQGDAEVSRGDQITESYGTIQEKTMPQQIIELIPANPFLDLTGARPTSTISVVIFAAFLGIAYLGVRRKQPEQAEFFAKIVDTLHSIIMRVVTLILRLTPYGILAIMTKTVATSDLDAILKLGKFVGASYVALLIMFGIHLLLLLAAGLNPVTYVRKAFPVLSFAFTARTSAGALPLNIQTQKQLGVSEGIANFAGSFGLSIGQNGCAGIYPAMLAVMIAPTVGINPLTPSFIATLIIIVAISSFGVAGVGGGATFAAILVLSAMNLPVALAGLLISVEPLIDMGRTALNVSGSMTSGILTSKVTGDLDKEMYSDGSLKAEADM from the coding sequence ATGATTGGTTATGTGTTATTGAATATTGCTATTATGATTATTCTTTTAGCGGTTTTGTTCTATATGAATAGAAAACACGTTTCGTTTACAAAAAGAGTATTTACGGCATTAGGATTAGGAATTTTATTTGGACTTCTCTTACAGTATTTTTATGAACCTAATTCAGATGCAATTGTTCAATCGGCTGACTGGTTTAACATAGTTGGTTCAGGATACGTTAAGTTCCTGCAAATGATTGTTATGCCGCTTGTATTTATCTCAATATTGTCTGCATTCACTAGATTGAAACTAACGAGTAATATCGGTAAAATTAGTTTCTTAATTATTGGGATATTAATCGTTACAACTGGGATTGCAGCTGCTATAGGAATTACGGCTGCTACTGTATTTAACTTAGAAGCTGTTCAAATCGAACAGGGTGATGCAGAAGTTAGTCGTGGAGATCAAATTACGGAATCTTACGGAACGATTCAAGAAAAAACGATGCCGCAGCAAATTATAGAATTAATTCCTGCTAATCCATTCCTGGATTTAACAGGAGCGCGCCCGACCTCGACTATTTCGGTTGTTATTTTTGCAGCCTTCTTGGGAATCGCTTATTTAGGTGTTAGAAGAAAACAACCGGAACAAGCTGAATTTTTCGCGAAAATTGTAGACACGTTACACAGTATTATAATGCGAGTCGTTACATTGATTCTACGTTTGACACCTTATGGAATCTTAGCCATTATGACGAAGACTGTTGCAACTAGTGATCTAGATGCCATTCTAAAATTAGGTAAATTTGTAGGTGCTTCTTATGTGGCCCTTCTGATTATGTTCGGCATTCATCTATTATTACTGTTGGCCGCTGGATTAAATCCGGTGACCTATGTCAGAAAAGCTTTTCCAGTTCTATCTTTCGCTTTTACCGCACGTACTAGTGCTGGGGCGTTACCGTTAAATATACAAACACAGAAACAATTAGGCGTGTCTGAGGGGATTGCCAACTTTGCTGGTTCATTTGGACTTTCAATAGGTCAGAATGGCTGTGCAGGTATTTACCCAGCGATGCTGGCTGTGATGATTGCTCCAACTGTTGGAATCAACCCATTGACACCATCTTTTATTGCAACATTAATTATCATTGTTGCAATCAGTTCATTTGGGGTTGCAGGAGTAGGCGGAGGAGCAACGTTTGCCGCGATTTTAGTGTTATCTGCAATGAACTTACCAGTCGCCTTAGCTGGTCTGCTAATCTCAGTTGAACCGTTGATTGATATGGGAAGAACAGCTTTAAATGTCAGCGGAAGTATGACTTCGGGAATCCTGACCAGTAAAGTAACAGGTGACTTAGATAAAGAGATGTACAGCGATGGTTCATTAAAAGCTGAAGCTGATATGTAA
- a CDS encoding helix-turn-helix transcriptional regulator, protein MKKDFGDSISNKVYEYRVLARMSQQELAEKVGVSKQTIFVMEKGNYVPTLLLAFRIADFFKVDVTDIFTYLKGADSK, encoded by the coding sequence ATGAAGAAGGATTTTGGCGATTCGATATCAAATAAAGTCTACGAATATCGAGTACTTGCCAGAATGTCTCAGCAAGAATTGGCAGAAAAAGTTGGTGTCTCAAAACAAACCATCTTCGTAATGGAAAAAGGAAATTATGTACCTACGTTACTGCTTGCTTTTCGCATTGCCGATTTCTTTAAAGTGGATGTTACCGATATTTTTACTTATCTGAAAGGAGCCGATTCAAAATGA
- a CDS encoding glucose 1-dehydrogenase, with protein MERLLNKVAIVTGAAGGMGASHARKFVEEGAKVVLTDLNEQAGTALANELGENAMFIKQDVTSQADWENVVSETEKAFGPVNILVNNAGISLNNSIEETSLDQYLKIVNINQVSVFLGMKTVVSSMKKTENGSIVNISSMNGLVAGAIGYTDTKFAVRGMTKAAAIDFSRYGIRVNSVHPGVIETPMITTGDAVEVIKEFAKHIPLKRVAQSEEITNLVLFLASEESSYSTGSEFVADGGLTAQ; from the coding sequence ATGGAAAGATTACTTAATAAAGTGGCAATTGTTACCGGTGCAGCAGGCGGTATGGGAGCTTCTCATGCTCGTAAATTTGTAGAAGAGGGCGCAAAAGTTGTCCTAACTGATTTAAACGAACAAGCAGGTACAGCTCTTGCAAATGAGCTTGGGGAAAATGCTATGTTTATTAAACAAGATGTAACAAGTCAGGCAGATTGGGAAAACGTCGTTTCTGAAACAGAAAAGGCATTTGGACCTGTAAATATTTTAGTAAATAATGCTGGTATCAGTTTGAACAACTCTATTGAAGAAACTTCTTTAGATCAATATTTAAAAATCGTCAATATCAACCAAGTATCAGTATTCTTAGGAATGAAAACTGTCGTATCATCAATGAAGAAAACAGAAAACGGATCAATCGTTAATATTTCTTCTATGAATGGTTTAGTAGCTGGAGCTATCGGCTATACAGATACAAAATTTGCTGTTCGTGGGATGACAAAAGCAGCGGCCATTGATTTTTCTAGATATGGCATTCGCGTTAACTCTGTACACCCAGGTGTAATTGAAACACCAATGATTACAACAGGCGATGCTGTGGAAGTCATTAAGGAATTTGCAAAACATATTCCTCTTAAACGTGTTGCACAGTCAGAAGAAATAACAAATCTGGTTTTATTCCTAGCTTCTGAAGAATCAAGCTATTCTACAGGTTCTGAATTCGTAGCTGATGGTGGTTTAACAGCTCAATAA
- a CDS encoding helix-turn-helix transcriptional regulator produces the protein MSCSHIIQKTIEYVENHLQEELSLEDIAHAAGFSKFHFHRLFQKEVGLSVSEYTRYRRIANSAHMLLYTDERIIDIAFYYRFETQESFTRSFKKYYQLPPGQYRKVIGKVILQKEGTKLKNEQSLKGWHLSGSHPFNYQMGIDREIFNKGKGSGFLKSVTVQSQGEFATMMQEFKADKYLNKRIKLSGFLKAKDIDGFCGFWMRVDNALQDVLQFDNMGDRPIVNDTDWNHYSIVLDVPENSAVISFGVLLSGKGHVWIDELKFMEVDKNTPTTHIDFAGDDLIEEPTNLSFEE, from the coding sequence ATGAGCTGCAGCCACATTATACAAAAAACGATTGAATATGTTGAGAACCATTTGCAAGAAGAGTTGTCTTTAGAAGATATTGCTCATGCAGCTGGGTTTTCAAAGTTTCATTTTCATCGTCTTTTTCAAAAAGAGGTTGGGTTGTCTGTTTCTGAATATACACGATATCGAAGAATTGCTAATTCAGCTCATATGTTACTTTATACGGATGAAAGGATAATAGACATCGCCTTTTATTATCGTTTTGAAACACAAGAGTCATTTACCCGTTCTTTTAAAAAATATTATCAATTACCACCAGGACAATACCGTAAAGTTATAGGGAAAGTGATCTTACAAAAGGAGGGAACAAAGTTGAAAAATGAACAATCGCTGAAGGGGTGGCATTTAAGCGGGAGTCATCCTTTTAATTACCAGATGGGAATTGATCGGGAAATTTTTAATAAAGGAAAGGGTTCGGGATTTTTAAAATCAGTTACTGTACAATCTCAAGGGGAATTTGCAACGATGATGCAAGAATTTAAAGCAGATAAGTACCTCAATAAAAGGATAAAGCTCTCCGGGTTTTTAAAAGCAAAGGATATCGATGGATTTTGTGGATTTTGGATGAGAGTAGATAATGCGCTACAAGATGTTTTGCAATTTGATAATATGGGTGACCGCCCTATCGTTAATGATACGGATTGGAATCATTATTCTATTGTTCTAGATGTACCTGAAAATAGCGCAGTGATTTCGTTCGGAGTACTGCTGTCCGGGAAGGGGCATGTATGGATTGATGAATTAAAATTTATGGAAGTTGATAAAAATACACCAACGACTCATATTGATTTCGCTGGTGATGATCTTATAGAGGAACCAACAAATTTATCATTTGAAGAGTAA
- a CDS encoding ABC transporter ATP-binding protein, which yields MLIKSVTKKYGESVVLKELSFDFKKGEIVGLIGRNGAGKSTLMKVITQIIQTFDGTVECNSSVGYLIEEPKLFNNMTGLAHLSYFSKIYGNTFKFSEYEELLKGLQLVDVLNKKVKEYSLGMKQKLGVVISLLNKPNYVVLDEPTNSMDIETSLEVLQQLKKLSKEWNVGILISSHKLEDIETICDRVFILEKGTIREEEQFNNKRLNILKLSFANATELAMFIEHQMFGDIIHSNESTLQIETTAENTEIINFLNQLGVRLVDFTAEKKTLRNVYMSKLRGEYHDSKY from the coding sequence ATGCTGATAAAATCAGTTACTAAAAAATATGGAGAATCTGTCGTTCTAAAAGAACTATCTTTTGATTTTAAAAAAGGGGAAATCGTTGGTCTAATTGGTCGTAATGGCGCGGGGAAAAGCACACTTATGAAGGTGATTACGCAAATCATTCAGACTTTCGATGGAACTGTTGAATGTAACAGTTCCGTCGGATACTTGATTGAAGAACCCAAACTATTCAATAATATGACTGGATTAGCCCATTTGTCCTATTTCTCAAAAATCTATGGGAATACCTTCAAGTTTAGTGAATACGAAGAGCTTCTAAAGGGTCTTCAATTAGTTGATGTATTAAATAAAAAGGTGAAGGAATACTCCCTGGGAATGAAGCAAAAATTAGGGGTAGTCATCAGTCTTTTGAATAAGCCAAATTATGTCGTATTAGATGAACCGACAAACAGCATGGATATAGAAACATCCCTCGAGGTATTACAACAATTAAAAAAATTATCAAAAGAGTGGAATGTTGGAATCTTAATTTCCAGCCATAAGTTAGAAGATATTGAAACCATATGTGATCGAGTCTTTATATTAGAAAAAGGCACCATTCGAGAAGAAGAACAATTTAACAACAAAAGACTGAATATTCTAAAACTATCATTTGCTAATGCTACTGAATTAGCAATGTTTATCGAACATCAAATGTTTGGAGACATCATTCATTCAAATGAAAGCACACTCCAAATTGAAACAACTGCTGAAAATACTGAAATTATTAATTTTCTTAATCAATTGGGAGTAAGGTTAGTTGATTTTACTGCAGAAAAGAAAACGCTTCGTAATGTGTATATGTCTAAACTTAGAGGCGAATATCATGATTCTAAATATTAA